Within the Solidesulfovibrio sp. genome, the region CCTCCTCGCCCATGCGCCGCCTGCGCGAGGAGGCCCGGGCCGACCGGCGCCTGGTGGACGCCACCCAAGGCCGCAAGACCCGCTCCATCATCATCACCGATTCCAACCACGTGATCCTTTCGGGCATCCAGGCCGAAACCCTGAGCGCCCGTTTCGTCGTGGAGGAGGAAGACCATGCCGGCTAAGCGCCTGGGCCTCATGTTCGTCATCTGCGCCCCGTCCGGAACGGGCAAGTCCACGTTGATCCGGCGGCTGTGCGCCGAATTCCCGAGCCTGTCGTTTTCCGTGTCCGCCACCACCCGCCCCCCGCGCCCCGGGGAGGCGGACGGCGTGGACTACCATTTCCTCGACCGGCAGGCCTTCCTCGACTGGCGCGACACCGGCAGGCTGGCCGAATGGGCCGAGGTCCACGGCAACTTCTACGGCACGCCGGTGGAGCCCGTGCGCCAGGCCCTGGCCGGCGGGCGCGACGTGCTCTTCGACATCGACATCCAGGGCGCGGCCCAACTGCGCCAGAGCCTGGGGGCCGGGGCCTACGTGTTCGTCCTGCCGCCGTCGCGCGCCGAGCTGTCGCGGCGCCTGTCCGGCCGGGGCACGGATTCGCCCGAGGTGGTGGCGGCCAGGCTCGCCGCCGCGCCCAAGGAAATCGCCGCCGCGCCCCTTTTCGACTACTGGGTGGAAAACGACGGCCTGGAGGCGGCCTACGACGACCTGCGCGCCGTGTACATGGCCGAACGCCGCCGGCCGCGCTACCACCCGCAACTGCTGCCGGAACTCCTCCACCAGTGGGAAGCGGCCATCTGACCCCGGCCGGGCCGTCCGGCATTGACCCTTTCCGGCTTTGCGGATAGCTTGCGAAAAAGGGACTTCTGTCCAGCGCCAATCGCCATGAGCCCAGATCCATCCCAAGCCCCGCGCCGCCCTTCCGGAAAGGCCGACGACGACCTCGCCAAGCGCGACCGCATCAAGGGCATCTTTTCCACCCAGGCCATCCAGAAGGTGGGCACCGGCACCACGACCCGGCGCACCATCCAGAAGATGTACTGGTTCGTGGAGGAGGACGCGGAGCATTCCCTGGAGATCCAGCCCCTCAACAAGAACTACGTGCCGTCGGGCCCCAAGCGGCGCATCGGTTTGGAGGAGCTGCTGGAAAAGTTCTCGCCCGAGCCGGAGTTCTACATCTCCACGGTCTACCCGCGCCTGCGCGAGCTCAACATGGTCATCCAGAAGGGCGAGCGGCACCGGGAAAAGGGCGAGATCTTCAGCGCCGAACTGGAATTCGGCCAGGCGCTGGCCGTGGACGAGGAGAACATCCGGGCCAACTTCGGCCTGGGCCTGACCTACCTCGACCGGGGCGAGGCCAACAAGGCCGACGACATCTTCCAGCGCCTGGTGCGCCTCGATGCCGCCTTTGAAAAGGAGCACAAGCACCTTTTCAACGAATTCGGCATGAACCTGCGCAAAAACAAGATGCTCGACCAGGCCCTGACCTACTACCAGCGGGCCGAGACCCTGGCCGTGCGCGACGACCACCTGATGTTCAACATCGCCCGGGCCTTTTTCGACAAGAAAGACTACGCCCGGACCGTGGAATACCTGCGCAAGGCCCTGGAACTCAATCCCGAGCACGCCGAATCCCGCCGGTTCGTCGCCTTCCTCGAAGAAAAGGGCCTGACCAAGGCCGCGGCCGCCCCGGCCCCCGGCCAGGATGCCGCCACGCCCCCCCCCGGGGACGACCAGGACCCATGAGCCAGGAACGCGGCCAACGCTTCCTGCTGACGCTGCCTTCGGTCCAAAACGACCTGCCCTACTCGCCGGCGCTGCTCACGCGCCTTTTCCGCCTGACGGGCGAGGACGGCCTGTCGCCCCTGGACGCCATCGCCGCGGCCGTTGCCGAGGACCAGGGCCTGACCACGCGCCTTCTGGCCATGGCCAACTCCGCCTACTACGGGCTCCAGGCGCAGGTGGCCACGGTTTCCCGGGCCGTGGCCGTGCTGGGGCTGCGCGAGGTCCGGGCGTTGGTGCTGGCGCTGGGCATGCGGGGGCTGGCCGATGTCCGGCCGCTGCCGCCGGGTTTTTCCCAGCAGCGGTTCCTGACGCACCAGGCCACCGTGGCCGCGGCGGCCATGGCCCTGGCCCGGGAAAGCGGCGCCATGGCCCCCGACGACGCCTTCACCGCCGGGCTGCTCCACGACCTCGGCAAGCTCATCACCGCCCTCTACCGCCCCGAGGACTGGCAGGCCCAGGCCGAGGCGGCAAAGGCCCTGTCCCTCCCCTGGCACGAGGCCGAGGAGCGCCACTGGGGCCTGGACCACGGGCTCATCGGCGCCATGGTCCTGCGCTCCTGGAACCTGCCCGACAGCCTGACCGAACCCGTCAACTGGCACCATGCGCCCCAGGCCGCCCCGGGCGATCCCCGGCCCTGCCGGCTGATCGGCCTGGCCGACGCCCTGGCCCATGGGCTCGCCGGGACGCCCCGGCCGGACATCGCCGCCGAGGCGTCCCTGTCGGCCGGGCTCGGCCTGTCGCCCGAACAGGCCTTGGCCGCGACCGCCACGGCGCTGGCCGGGCGCGACGTCGCCTCCCTGGCCGCCGCCCTGGCCTGACCGGCTTGCCTTGCCGGCCCCGGCCGGGCATCATGGCCTTTTCGACGGAGCGAACGTGCGCAAGACCTGGATCTATCCGCCGCAAAGCGGCGCGGACATCGGCGGCCTGGCCGACGGCCTGGGCATCTCCCCGGCCGTGGCCGGGCTGCTGTACCGGCGCGGCCTGACCACAGCCGAAGCCATGGACGCCTACCTCTCGCCGGGGCTTCGCCGGCTCATGCCGCCGGCGGCCATTGCCGGGCTCACCGAGGCGGCGGGGCTGCTGGCCCGGGCCCTGGACGCCCGAAAGACCGTGGCCGTGTGGGGCGATTACGACGTGGACGGCGTCACGGGCACGGCGGTGCTGGTGGACTTCCTGCGCGCGCGCGGCCACGCCCCCCTGTGGCGGCTGCCGGTGCGGGCCGACGAGGGCTACGGCCTCAACGTGGCCGGCATCGAGGAACTGGCCGCGGCCGGGGCCGAGGTGCTCGTCACCGTGGACTGCGGCATCGGCGGCCTGGCCGAGGTGGCCCGGGCCAGGGAACTGGGCCTGGCGGTCATCGTCACCGACCACCACCTGCCCGGCCCCGAGCTGCCGCCGGCCGACGTGGTGGTCGACCCCAAGCTGGCCGACGGGCCGGGCTTCGACCTGGCCGGCGTGGGCGTGGCCTTTTTCCTGGCCGCCGCCGTCAACCGGCTCCTGCCGGGCGAAGCCTACGACGTGCGCCGCCTGCTCGACCTGGTCGCCCTGGGCACCCTGGCCGACGTGGTGCCCCTTGGCGGCCAGAACCGCGTCCTGGCCAAAAACGGCATGCTGCTTCTGGCCGAGGCGGCGCGCCCGGGCATCCATGCCCTCAAGGAAGTCTGCGGCCACAACCCCAAGGCGGCGCTTTCCGCCTCGCAGATCACCTTCGGCCTGGCCCCGCGCATCAATGCCGCCGGCCGCATGGGCCGCCCCGACGACGCCCTGGCCCTGCTGCTCGCCCCGGACCTGGACACGGCCCGGCCCCTGGCCGCCGCCCTGGACGCCGAAAACGCCCGCCGCCGGGCCGAGGAGGACGCCATCCTGGCCGAGGCCCTGGCCCAGGCCGAGGCCTGCCCCGGCCGCTTCGGCCTGACCCTTTTCGCCCCCCACTGGCACCAGGGGGTCATCGGCATCGTGGCCTCGCGGGTGGCCGAGCGGCGCAACCGGCCCACGCTCATCCTCACCGAGGACGCGGCCAAGGGCCGGCTCAAGGGTTCGGGCCGGTCCATCGCCGGCTGCGACCTGCACGGACTTTTAACGGAGATCGCCGACGTGCTGGCCTCCTTCGGCGGCCACGCCCAGGCGGCCGGGCTGTCCATCGCCCCGGGCGACCTGTCCCGGCTGACCGAGGCCTTCGACGCGGCGGCGGCCCGGGCCATCGGCCCGCAGGTTGCGCCGCCGAGCCTGTCCCTGGACGGCGAACTGTCCTTCGGCGAGGTCACGGCGACGCTGGTGCGCGAGATCGGCCTGCTCGAACCCTTCGGCTGCGGCAATCCCGAACCCCTGTTCGCCTCGCCGCCGGTGTCGGTGGTTTCACAGCGTTTTTTCGGCGAGAACCATGTGGCCGTTTCGCTTCGCGACGCGACGGCCGGCGTGACCTTTCGCGGCAAGGCCTGGCGCATGGCCGACGTGATCGGGGCGCAACCGGCCGGGCGCGCGGTGCGCGTGGCCTATACGCCAAAAATGTCATATTTTTCCGGAGTGCCGGAAATCGAGCTGCGACTGCGCGACATTGGGGAAGCCTCGCCTCAAGCATTAAAAAAATTTAATGTATGAACAAATCATTTCAGCATGTTAACAAAAGCCTCCATCTTGCTCCATTTCGTAACAATCGCGTAGGGTACATGGGTCATGCCAGGGTAGGCTTCGCCAGCCGCCCCTGTTCTGACGGCCGTTCGGCAAGGGATCGGACCACGCTCAAGGAGGAAGGATTCATGAAACGTTTTGCGATTTTGGCCATTGCGGCCGCCCTGCTGCTGGGCTCCGCCATGACCGCGTCCGCCGCCACCGAGGTGAAGATGGTCGGCGACGCCTTCGTCTATGGCACGTTCAACGCCAACCAGAACTTCACCGGCTGGAGCACGGGCTCCTGGGACGACAACACGGGCGCCTACACCGGCGCCGGCAAGCAGACCGAGGACCGTTTCCAGATCTGGGAACGCTTCCGCCTGCGCACCGACTTCGTGGCCAACGAGGCCGTGAAGTTCCGCCTGGGCATCAAGGTGGAAGACACCTGGGGTCACGGCACCCTGACCGCCGCCAACCCGGCCGTGTCCATCGCCGTGTACCAGGCCTTCCTGCAGTTCAAGCTGCCGGATTGCAACGTCGAGGTGACCGCCGGCCTGCAGGACTTCTCCCTGCCGGCCAACGCCTTCTTCACCGACTCCGTGGTGTTCGGCGGCGACCGGGCCGCCGCCCTGACCATCAACGCCCCGATCAACGAGAATTTCTCGGTGATCGCGGCCTACACGCGCATGCTGGACAAGAACCGGACCTACGACACCACGACCACCCAGGTCGGCGATGAGCTGGATGCCTACGTCCTGGCCCTGCCCATCACCCTGCCCGGTTTCAAGGTGACCCCCTGGGGCACCATCGCCGTGGCCGGCAAGTCCGCCAACTACTTCACGGCCGGCTCCTACGGCCCCAACTCGACCTTCGCCGACAGCCTGCTGTCCGCCGGCACCTTCGTGACCCCGGCCGGCTTCCGCAACAACCAGAACGCCTACTGGTGGGCCGGCGGCACCTTCGAAGTGACCGCGCTCGACCCGGTGAAGTTCTATGCCGACGTGATCTACGGTTCCGGCAACCAGGCCGACCGCAAGAAGGATCAGCGCTATGGCTGGTTCGTCGACTTCGGCGCCGAGTACACCGGCTGGGACGTCCTGACCCCGCAGATCTTCGGCTGGTGGTCCACCGGCGAAGACAAGTCCACCCGCAACGGCTCCGAGCGTATGCCCTCGATCCTGTCCAACTGGGGTCCGGGCAACAGCTTCCTGTTCGACTGCTCCCAGGAGCTGCTCAAGCAGGGCAACATGGGCGTCAACCCCATCGGTTCCTACGGCCTGGGCGCTTCGCTCAACAACATCTCGTTCATCGAGAAGCTGAGCAACCGGGTGACCTTCGTCTACCTGCGCGGCAACAACTCGCCCAGCGCCATCCGCTACCTGAACACCTACATGGGCAGCAACCCGTACTTCACCATGGGTCGCGACCTGACCACCAACGAGTACGTCATGGGCGCCAACATCGACACGACCTATCAGATCTACGAGAACCTGGCCGCCGTCATGGAGACCGGCTGGGCTCACGGCCAGTTCCAGACCAGCGTCTGGGGCCACCGCCTGGCCCAGAAGTCGCGTGAAGGCGACGCCTGGAAGGTCGCTTTCGGCCTGACGTACAAGTTCTAGCTCATCCGATCCGCCGACGGCCAAAGGCCGGGGTTGCCAACCCCGGCCTTTTTTTTTGCTTTTCCCCGGCCAGGCCCGCCCTGGGTTGGGCCCTGCCGGCAGGCTCGCGTTCCGGGCGAGCCCATGTCGCGCCAGGGCACCGGCCGGCCGACTTCCGGGAGCCGGCTTCGGTGTGTCCGCCCCGTTGCGCCGTGTCTTGCCGCCATGGCCTTCCGCGCCAGGCCCCGACCGTCATCCGGAGCGACAGAAATCATTTTCCATTGATTTTATTTCGGTTTACAACATTAATTTTATGTAATGGGTCAAAAATTTTTTACTTTTGTTCAAAAAATATACGGAATCACCTTGCGCCAGTGCCCGTCACGTTGTAGAGCAAAACCGTGGCCCCGCAGGATTCGCCATCCGGCGACGGCCGCATGCGCCAACGGTTACCGGCAACACCCGCATCTTTGGAGGAAGGAACATGAAACGCATTCTGACCATCGCTCTGGTCGCGGTGTTCGCCCTCGGCGCCTTCGCCAGCGCCCAGGCGGCCACCGAAGTCAAGATGACCGGCGACGCCCGCATCTACGGCGTCTTCTTCGCCCAGCACAACTACACCGGCTGGAACAACGCGTCCTGGACGTCCAACACCCCGACGTGGTCCGGGGCCGGCAAAAAGACCGAAGACCGCTTCGAGATCTGGGAACGCTTCCGCCTGCGCACCGACTTCGTGGCCAGCGAGGCCGTGAAGTTCCGCTTGGGCATCAAGGTGGAAGACACCTGGGGCCACGGCACCCTGACCGCCGCCAACCCGGATGCCGCCACGTCCATCGCCGTGTACCAGGCCTTCCTGCAGTTCAAGTGGCCCGGCTGCAACATCGAAATCACCGCCGGCCTCCAGGACATCGACCTGCCCATCAGCAAGATGTTCTACGGCAACCCGGTCTTCGGTGGCGACCGTATCGCCGCCCTGACCATCAATGCCCCGCTGATCGACAACACCCTGGGGCTGTTGGCCGGTTTCGGTCGCCTCATCGACACCAACCGCACCTACGACACCACCAGCACCCAGGTGGCCGATGAGCTCGACGCCTACTTCCTGGCCCTGCCCATCACCCTGGAAGGCTTCAAGGCCACGCCGTGGGCCGTGCTGGCCGTGGCCGGCAAGAACGCCGGCTACTTCACCACCGGCGCCTCGACCTTCAACTCCCAGAGCTACGCCGAAAACCTGGTTTCCGGCGGCACCTTCATGACCCCGGCCCTGTGGAAGAACGACCAGAACGTGTACTGGTGGGCCGGCAGCTCCATCGAAGTCACCGCCCTTGATCCCGTCAAGTTCTATGCCGACGTGATCTACGGCGCCGGCGCCCAGGCCGACCGCAAGAAGAGCAAGCGCGAAGGCTGGTTCCTCGACTTCGGCGTCGAGTACACCGGCTGGGACGTGCTGACCCCGAAGATCTTCGGCTGGTGGTCCACCGGCGAGGATCATGGCAACCGCAACGGTTCCGAGCGCATGCCCCAGCTGCGCCCCAACTGGGGTCCGGGCAACAGCTTCCTGTTTGACGACAGCCAGGAACTGGCCAAGAACTCCAACATGGGTATGAACCCGGTCGGCGCCTACGGTATCGGCGCTTCGCTGGACAACATGTCCTTTATCGAAAAGCTGACCCACCGCCTGACCTACACCTACATCCACGGCAACAACAACCCGTCGGCCATCCGCGTCCTCAACACGACCATGGGCAGCAACCCCTACTTCGTGATGGGCCGCGACCTGACCTCCAACGAGTTCGCCATGGGTGTGAACTTCGACACCAAGTACATGATCTATGAGAACCTGGCCGCCGTCCTCGAGACCGGCTGGGCCCACGGCCAGTACCAGACCAGCGTCTGGGGCCATCGCCTGGCTGAGAAGTCCCGTTCCGGCGACGCCTGGAAGGTGGCCTTCGGCCTGACCTACAAGTTCTAAAGCGGTTTTCCGGTACCGCAGGCGCGAGGCCGGGCCCTTCGGGGTCCGGCCTTTTTCATGGCGGGGCGCCGAGGCGTCAGCGCCCCTTGGGCAGGCAGAAAAGTGGCAGCACCGTCTCCGAGGCCGTCGCGTCCAGGGCCGCCCCGTCGAGGCGGCGGCCGGCCGGGGCGCTGGTCGTCGGCGTCTGCCCCCGGGACAGGAAGGCCTTGACCGTGGCCAGGGGCACCACGAATCCCATCTCCGCCGGGGCGTCGCCCAGGTGCTCCCTGGCCCGGGCCGTGTCGCGCCGGGCCGAGACCACGCCGGCCACATGGCCCGAGGCGTCCAGGAGCGGCCCGCCGCTGTTGCCGGGAAGCACGTCGGCGGTGATGGCCTGTCCGCCGCGCGGGCCGGCCTCCTCGGCCAGGGTCCTGGTGCGCCCGGCCGTGATGCGCAGTTGGCCGCTTATGGCCGCCCGCCCCGGATAGCCGGCGGCGAAGACCGGCTCGCCCGCGGCCACGGCCTCTCCCTCGCGAAAGGTCAGAGCGCGCGGCGGCGCCGGGGTCAGCACGAGCAGGGCCAGGTCGTTTTGCCGGTCCACGCGCACAAGCCCGGCCACCAGGCCCTTGCCCCCGACCCGGGCCACGATGCGGCCGCAGCCTTCGACCACGTGGGCGCAGGTCAGCACATGCCCCAGCCGGCTGACCACGAACCCCGTGCCCGTGGCCAGGCGGTCGGCCGCGGCGTCCTTCGGGGGACGGTCCGGGCCGGCCGTTTTCCCCGCCTTGGCGGCGACGGCCAGGGCCACGGTCGGGTCGAGCTGTTTCCGGGCGGCCTCGGCCAGGGCGTCCAGCCGGGGGCGCAGGGCCGCCTCGCCCGGCCCGGCGGGCTTGGCTTCCAGGGCCAGCCGGTAGGCCTCGGCCGGATCGCGGGGAACCAGGCGGCCGGCCAGGAGCAGCTCCCCCAGGGTCAGGGCCGCCTGGGCCGACCCGGCCGCCACGGCCCGGCGCAGATACCGCGGCGCGTCGGCCGCCGGGCCGCCTCGGTTGTCCAGGCGCATGGCCCCGAGCAGGTACAAAGCCCTGGCCGAGCCTTTCTGCGCCGCCCGGGACAGCAACTCGCCGGCCCGGGCGTCGCTTTGGGGCAGGCCGTCGCCGCGAAGCGTCAACTCGGCCAAGGCGACCAGGGCCGGGACATTGCCGCCGTCGGCCGCCCGGCGATAGAGCCTGGCCGCCTCGGCCGCGTCGCGGGGGCCGCCCCGGCCGGCTTCGCGCATGGCCCCGAGCAGGCACAGGGCCGAGGGGCTGCCGGCCCGGACCAGGGGCGCCAGTTCCCGCAAGGCGGCCGCGTCGTCGCCGCGGCCATAGGCTTTGAGCGCCTCGTCGAAATCCGCCCGGGCTCCTCCGGGCCAGGCCCCGAGGAGCGCCGCGAGCACCAGCGTCGGCCAGGCCAGGCCCGACCCGGCCACCCGCCTCACGGGTGGCCTTTCTTGGCCGGCGGCGGGGGCGCGGGCGCGGCCGGCGGCGGCATCTCGGCCAGGCGGCACAGGCCGTAGCGCTGCCGCATCCTGGGCATGGTTCCCGGCTCATGGTGCGAGGCGACCATGAGGAAACTGTCCGAGGCGCCGGAATAGACGGGAAAAACCGTGACCAGAGCCAGGCCGCCGTCGGCATAGCGGGCCACGACGCTCAGGCCCATCGGGCTTTCGCCGAGGACGCCCGGCGTTTC harbors:
- a CDS encoding DUF370 domain-containing protein — encoded protein: MGQGLLNIGFGNFVAAARVTAIVNPASSPMRRLREEARADRRLVDATQGRKTRSIIITDSNHVILSGIQAETLSARFVVEEEDHAG
- the gmk gene encoding guanylate kinase, which translates into the protein MPAKRLGLMFVICAPSGTGKSTLIRRLCAEFPSLSFSVSATTRPPRPGEADGVDYHFLDRQAFLDWRDTGRLAEWAEVHGNFYGTPVEPVRQALAGGRDVLFDIDIQGAAQLRQSLGAGAYVFVLPPSRAELSRRLSGRGTDSPEVVAARLAAAPKEIAAAPLFDYWVENDGLEAAYDDLRAVYMAERRRPRYHPQLLPELLHQWEAAI
- a CDS encoding tetratricopeptide repeat protein; translated protein: MAMSPDPSQAPRRPSGKADDDLAKRDRIKGIFSTQAIQKVGTGTTTRRTIQKMYWFVEEDAEHSLEIQPLNKNYVPSGPKRRIGLEELLEKFSPEPEFYISTVYPRLRELNMVIQKGERHREKGEIFSAELEFGQALAVDEENIRANFGLGLTYLDRGEANKADDIFQRLVRLDAAFEKEHKHLFNEFGMNLRKNKMLDQALTYYQRAETLAVRDDHLMFNIARAFFDKKDYARTVEYLRKALELNPEHAESRRFVAFLEEKGLTKAAAAPAPGQDAATPPPGDDQDP
- a CDS encoding HDOD domain-containing protein encodes the protein MSQERGQRFLLTLPSVQNDLPYSPALLTRLFRLTGEDGLSPLDAIAAAVAEDQGLTTRLLAMANSAYYGLQAQVATVSRAVAVLGLREVRALVLALGMRGLADVRPLPPGFSQQRFLTHQATVAAAAMALARESGAMAPDDAFTAGLLHDLGKLITALYRPEDWQAQAEAAKALSLPWHEAEERHWGLDHGLIGAMVLRSWNLPDSLTEPVNWHHAPQAAPGDPRPCRLIGLADALAHGLAGTPRPDIAAEASLSAGLGLSPEQALAATATALAGRDVASLAAALA
- the recJ gene encoding single-stranded-DNA-specific exonuclease RecJ; the protein is MRKTWIYPPQSGADIGGLADGLGISPAVAGLLYRRGLTTAEAMDAYLSPGLRRLMPPAAIAGLTEAAGLLARALDARKTVAVWGDYDVDGVTGTAVLVDFLRARGHAPLWRLPVRADEGYGLNVAGIEELAAAGAEVLVTVDCGIGGLAEVARARELGLAVIVTDHHLPGPELPPADVVVDPKLADGPGFDLAGVGVAFFLAAAVNRLLPGEAYDVRRLLDLVALGTLADVVPLGGQNRVLAKNGMLLLAEAARPGIHALKEVCGHNPKAALSASQITFGLAPRINAAGRMGRPDDALALLLAPDLDTARPLAAALDAENARRRAEEDAILAEALAQAEACPGRFGLTLFAPHWHQGVIGIVASRVAERRNRPTLILTEDAAKGRLKGSGRSIAGCDLHGLLTEIADVLASFGGHAQAAGLSIAPGDLSRLTEAFDAAAARAIGPQVAPPSLSLDGELSFGEVTATLVREIGLLEPFGCGNPEPLFASPPVSVVSQRFFGENHVAVSLRDATAGVTFRGKAWRMADVIGAQPAGRAVRVAYTPKMSYFSGVPEIELRLRDIGEASPQALKKFNV
- a CDS encoding outer membrane homotrimeric porin; translation: MKRFAILAIAAALLLGSAMTASAATEVKMVGDAFVYGTFNANQNFTGWSTGSWDDNTGAYTGAGKQTEDRFQIWERFRLRTDFVANEAVKFRLGIKVEDTWGHGTLTAANPAVSIAVYQAFLQFKLPDCNVEVTAGLQDFSLPANAFFTDSVVFGGDRAAALTINAPINENFSVIAAYTRMLDKNRTYDTTTTQVGDELDAYVLALPITLPGFKVTPWGTIAVAGKSANYFTAGSYGPNSTFADSLLSAGTFVTPAGFRNNQNAYWWAGGTFEVTALDPVKFYADVIYGSGNQADRKKDQRYGWFVDFGAEYTGWDVLTPQIFGWWSTGEDKSTRNGSERMPSILSNWGPGNSFLFDCSQELLKQGNMGVNPIGSYGLGASLNNISFIEKLSNRVTFVYLRGNNSPSAIRYLNTYMGSNPYFTMGRDLTTNEYVMGANIDTTYQIYENLAAVMETGWAHGQFQTSVWGHRLAQKSREGDAWKVAFGLTYKF
- a CDS encoding outer membrane homotrimeric porin translates to MKRILTIALVAVFALGAFASAQAATEVKMTGDARIYGVFFAQHNYTGWNNASWTSNTPTWSGAGKKTEDRFEIWERFRLRTDFVASEAVKFRLGIKVEDTWGHGTLTAANPDAATSIAVYQAFLQFKWPGCNIEITAGLQDIDLPISKMFYGNPVFGGDRIAALTINAPLIDNTLGLLAGFGRLIDTNRTYDTTSTQVADELDAYFLALPITLEGFKATPWAVLAVAGKNAGYFTTGASTFNSQSYAENLVSGGTFMTPALWKNDQNVYWWAGSSIEVTALDPVKFYADVIYGAGAQADRKKSKREGWFLDFGVEYTGWDVLTPKIFGWWSTGEDHGNRNGSERMPQLRPNWGPGNSFLFDDSQELAKNSNMGMNPVGAYGIGASLDNMSFIEKLTHRLTYTYIHGNNNPSAIRVLNTTMGSNPYFVMGRDLTSNEFAMGVNFDTKYMIYENLAAVLETGWAHGQYQTSVWGHRLAEKSRSGDAWKVAFGLTYKF
- a CDS encoding tetratricopeptide repeat-containing serine protease family protein, whose protein sequence is MRRVAGSGLAWPTLVLAALLGAWPGGARADFDEALKAYGRGDDAAALRELAPLVRAGSPSALCLLGAMREAGRGGPRDAAEAARLYRRAADGGNVPALVALAELTLRGDGLPQSDARAGELLSRAAQKGSARALYLLGAMRLDNRGGPAADAPRYLRRAVAAGSAQAALTLGELLLAGRLVPRDPAEAYRLALEAKPAGPGEAALRPRLDALAEAARKQLDPTVALAVAAKAGKTAGPDRPPKDAAADRLATGTGFVVSRLGHVLTCAHVVEGCGRIVARVGGKGLVAGLVRVDRQNDLALLVLTPAPPRALTFREGEAVAAGEPVFAAGYPGRAAISGQLRITAGRTRTLAEEAGPRGGQAITADVLPGNSGGPLLDASGHVAGVVSARRDTARAREHLGDAPAEMGFVVPLATVKAFLSRGQTPTTSAPAGRRLDGAALDATASETVLPLFCLPKGR